In a single window of the Streptomyces sp. NBC_00285 genome:
- the exaC gene encoding acetaldehyde dehydrogenase ExaC, with protein sequence MTRYAAPGTEGAIVSYQARYDHFIGGEYVAPALGQYFENPSPVNGQPFTEVARGTAQDVERALDAAHAAAPGWGRTSVTERSGILLKIADRMEANLEKLAVAESWENGKPVRETLAADIPLAIDHFRYFAGAIRAQEGSLGEVDDDTVAYHFHEPLGVVAQIIPWNFPILMAVWKLAPALAAGNAVVIKPAEQTPASLHYWMSLIADLLPPGVVNIVNGFGVEAGKPLASSPRVAKVAFTGETTTGRLIMQYASENIKPVTLELGGKSPNIFFDDVWAQDDDFRDKALEGFTMFALNQGEVCTCPSRALIQRGNYSEFLQAAVARTELIKPGHPLDTDTMIGAQASNDQLEKILSYLDVGRQEGARILTGGERIEYDGELKGGYYVQPTIFEGDNRMRIFQEEIFGPVVSVTSFDDFDDALKIANDTLYGLGAGVWTRDINTAYRAGRGIQAGRVWTNCYHAYPAHAAFGGYKQSGIGRENHKMMLEHYQQTKNLLVSYSPKKLGFF encoded by the coding sequence ATGACCCGTTACGCGGCACCCGGCACCGAGGGCGCGATCGTCTCCTACCAGGCGCGCTACGACCACTTCATCGGCGGCGAGTACGTGGCGCCGGCGCTCGGGCAGTACTTCGAGAACCCGTCCCCGGTCAACGGGCAGCCGTTCACCGAGGTCGCGCGGGGCACCGCACAGGACGTGGAGCGGGCGCTGGACGCCGCGCACGCCGCCGCCCCGGGCTGGGGCCGGACCTCGGTGACCGAACGGTCCGGCATCCTGCTGAAGATCGCCGACCGGATGGAGGCGAACCTGGAGAAGCTCGCCGTCGCGGAGAGCTGGGAGAACGGCAAGCCGGTGCGGGAGACCCTCGCCGCCGACATCCCACTGGCCATCGACCACTTCAGGTACTTCGCGGGGGCGATCCGCGCGCAGGAGGGTTCGCTGGGCGAGGTCGACGACGACACGGTGGCGTACCACTTCCACGAGCCGCTCGGTGTCGTAGCGCAGATCATCCCGTGGAACTTCCCGATCCTGATGGCGGTGTGGAAGCTCGCCCCGGCCCTCGCCGCGGGCAACGCGGTCGTCATCAAGCCCGCCGAGCAGACCCCGGCCTCCCTCCACTACTGGATGAGCCTGATCGCGGACCTGCTGCCGCCCGGCGTGGTGAACATCGTCAACGGCTTCGGCGTCGAGGCCGGCAAGCCGCTCGCGTCCAGCCCGCGGGTGGCCAAGGTGGCGTTCACCGGCGAGACCACGACGGGGCGGCTGATCATGCAGTACGCCTCCGAGAACATCAAGCCGGTCACCCTCGAACTCGGCGGCAAGTCACCGAACATCTTCTTCGACGACGTGTGGGCGCAGGACGACGACTTCCGGGACAAGGCTCTCGAAGGGTTCACGATGTTCGCCCTCAACCAGGGCGAGGTCTGCACCTGTCCGTCCCGGGCGCTCATCCAGCGCGGCAACTACTCCGAGTTCCTCCAGGCGGCCGTCGCCCGCACCGAGCTCATCAAGCCGGGCCACCCGCTCGACACCGACACGATGATCGGCGCCCAGGCCTCCAACGACCAGCTGGAGAAGATCCTCTCCTACCTCGACGTCGGCCGGCAGGAGGGCGCGCGCATCCTCACCGGCGGCGAACGCATCGAGTACGACGGGGAGTTGAAGGGCGGCTACTACGTCCAGCCGACGATCTTCGAGGGCGACAACCGTATGCGGATCTTCCAGGAGGAGATCTTCGGCCCCGTCGTCTCGGTGACCTCCTTCGACGACTTCGACGACGCCCTGAAGATCGCCAACGACACGCTGTACGGGCTCGGCGCGGGTGTGTGGACCCGGGACATCAACACGGCGTACCGGGCCGGCCGGGGGATCCAGGCCGGCCGCGTCTGGACCAACTGCTACCACGCGTACCCGGCGCATGCCGCGTTCGGCGGGTACAAGCAGTCGGGGATCGGGCGGGAGAACCACAAGATGATGCTGGAGCACTACCAGCAGACGAAGAACCTTTTGGTTTCATACAGCCCGAAGAAACTTGGGTTCTTCTAG
- a CDS encoding NADPH-dependent F420 reductase yields MNKTLGFIGSGTIGGILARLAVAAGLDVVLSNSRGPESLAGLVAELGPRARAATPAEAAEAGDLVVVSIPLGAYEKIPAQPLAGKIVIDTLNYYPERDGRIAELDANELTSSELVQRHLADSRVVKAANNIVSSQLSSLARPSGAPDRSAMPIAGDDAAAKTEVVELLDILGYDAVDIGTLADSWRSEPGTPVYCKPYFGEVPKDVGLDKTMEWIFQAPGVPVPADRVRELTATVVRPAGGSFSVDAWR; encoded by the coding sequence ATGAACAAGACACTCGGCTTCATCGGCAGTGGCACCATCGGCGGCATCTTGGCCCGCCTTGCTGTCGCCGCAGGCCTGGACGTCGTCCTGAGCAACTCCCGCGGTCCCGAGTCCCTCGCCGGTCTCGTTGCCGAACTCGGCCCCCGCGCCCGGGCGGCCACTCCCGCCGAGGCCGCCGAGGCCGGGGACCTGGTGGTGGTGTCCATCCCGCTGGGCGCCTACGAGAAGATCCCGGCACAGCCGCTGGCGGGCAAGATCGTGATCGACACGCTGAACTATTACCCGGAGCGCGACGGCCGCATCGCCGAGCTGGACGCGAACGAGCTGACGAGCAGCGAGCTGGTGCAGCGCCACCTGGCCGACTCCCGTGTGGTCAAGGCGGCCAACAATATCGTCTCCAGCCAGCTGTCCAGCCTGGCACGTCCCTCGGGTGCGCCGGACCGCAGTGCCATGCCGATCGCCGGTGACGATGCCGCCGCCAAGACGGAGGTCGTGGAGTTGCTCGACATCCTCGGCTACGACGCGGTGGACATCGGCACGCTCGCCGACAGCTGGCGCAGCGAACCAGGCACGCCCGTCTACTGCAAGCCCTACTTCGGGGAAGTACCCAAGGACGTGGGCTTGGACAAGACGATGGAATGGATCTTCCAAGCCCCGGGCGTTCCGGTACCTGCCGACCGGGTGAGGGAACTGACCGCCACGGTTGTCCGGCCCGCGGGCGGCAGCTTCTCGGTCGACGCCTGGAGGTGA
- a CDS encoding TetR/AcrR family transcriptional regulator produces MSTEEEAVAAPPARRMRADAVRTRKALLKAAAEVFAEHGAEGSTAQIAARAGIGKGTVFRHFPTKEDLFAAIIGEAIDGLVAVGRQQAEQADADAALLQFMSAGVDLYANNRALAEALRMVSDVRHPEIQAGQAQLIATAGSLARRAQRDGSLRADLNGQDVMLLICGVYYTAAPLLAADPSAWRRYLRLTFDGMCATGTGPLPPALFHDSLLPTIR; encoded by the coding sequence ATGAGCACTGAAGAAGAAGCCGTTGCAGCGCCGCCCGCGCGACGGATGAGAGCCGACGCGGTGCGGACGCGCAAGGCGCTGTTGAAGGCTGCCGCGGAGGTGTTCGCCGAGCACGGCGCGGAAGGGTCCACTGCGCAGATCGCGGCACGGGCGGGGATCGGAAAGGGAACCGTCTTCCGGCATTTCCCCACCAAGGAGGACCTGTTCGCCGCGATCATCGGCGAGGCAATCGACGGGCTGGTGGCAGTGGGCCGCCAGCAGGCCGAGCAGGCCGACGCGGACGCCGCCCTGCTGCAGTTCATGAGCGCGGGCGTCGATCTCTACGCAAACAACCGGGCGCTCGCGGAGGCACTTCGTATGGTGTCGGATGTTCGGCACCCGGAGATACAGGCCGGACAGGCGCAGTTGATCGCAACAGCCGGGTCACTGGCGCGGCGGGCGCAACGCGACGGCTCACTCCGTGCGGATCTGAACGGGCAGGACGTGATGCTGCTGATCTGCGGCGTGTACTACACCGCCGCACCCTTGCTGGCTGCCGATCCGTCGGCCTGGCGGCGCTACCTGCGGCTCACCTTCGACGGCATGTGCGCCACCGGCACCGGGCCTCTACCCCCGGCACTCTTTCACGACTCCTTGCTGCCGACGATCCGGTAG
- a CDS encoding nuclear transport factor 2 family protein — protein sequence MKPTNEDTVEISRALALWAHIMDDHKLDRLGECLTEDAVWDGSVFGGDPIVGLDAIAAFMNAPGHAKAHHTTNIVVSEGPGDEVRARSKGLSLLEGGTVASVVYADDLRRTDDGWRISRRVIHLTWPQRF from the coding sequence GTGAAACCCACGAATGAAGACACCGTCGAAATAAGCAGGGCCCTGGCGCTGTGGGCGCACATCATGGACGACCACAAACTGGACCGTCTCGGCGAATGCCTCACCGAAGACGCGGTGTGGGACGGCAGCGTCTTCGGCGGCGACCCGATCGTCGGGCTGGACGCGATCGCGGCCTTCATGAACGCCCCCGGACACGCGAAAGCCCACCACACGACGAACATCGTCGTGTCGGAAGGCCCGGGCGACGAGGTGCGGGCCCGATCCAAAGGTCTGAGCCTGCTGGAGGGCGGCACTGTCGCCAGCGTCGTCTACGCCGACGACCTGCGGCGCACCGATGACGGCTGGCGCATTTCCCGGCGGGTCATCCATCTCACGTGGCCACAGCGCTTCTAG
- a CDS encoding alpha/beta fold hydrolase — MNASTTASTTALAIGSEEPLSPGYDAATKDDAEFNKHFRHGFTTINDVQMHYVVGGDGPQVMVLLHGWPQSWYEYRQIMPSLLPGRTVIAIDLPGMGDSTGNPPSMTKTVLATYVHKLLNHLGHHENVHVVAHDFGLNVAYPLAAQHRDQVAGLFLMDGGLVGKNLKFATLASVSWHFSFFLQNPLAEELVTGRVETFLTRFLQSVKTAGENVSDDELAEFVRVFSRPQVLHAGFGLYRTMTQDEADNTKLQDTPLTIPVHLITQAALADLFLPPIQDAAPHATSAVVPGAGHFLVHEAPDRVLAEINAFYPTSAP, encoded by the coding sequence ATGAACGCTTCCACCACAGCCTCCACGACCGCCCTGGCCATCGGGTCGGAGGAGCCTCTCAGCCCCGGCTACGACGCGGCGACCAAGGACGACGCCGAGTTCAACAAGCACTTCCGGCACGGCTTCACCACCATCAACGACGTACAGATGCACTACGTCGTCGGCGGCGACGGCCCGCAGGTCATGGTGCTCCTGCACGGCTGGCCGCAGAGCTGGTACGAGTACCGCCAAATCATGCCCTCACTGCTGCCCGGCCGCACCGTCATCGCCATCGACCTGCCGGGCATGGGCGACTCGACCGGAAACCCGCCCTCCATGACCAAGACGGTCCTGGCCACGTACGTCCACAAGCTGCTCAACCACCTCGGCCACCACGAGAACGTACACGTCGTCGCCCACGACTTCGGCCTCAACGTCGCCTACCCATTGGCCGCCCAGCACCGCGACCAGGTGGCGGGCCTGTTCCTCATGGACGGCGGCCTCGTCGGCAAGAACCTTAAGTTCGCCACCCTCGCATCGGTTTCTTGGCACTTCTCCTTCTTCCTGCAGAATCCGCTCGCCGAGGAACTGGTCACCGGCCGGGTCGAAACCTTCCTCACCCGCTTCCTCCAGAGTGTGAAGACCGCCGGCGAGAACGTCTCCGACGACGAACTCGCCGAGTTCGTCCGGGTGTTCTCCCGTCCCCAGGTCCTGCACGCCGGCTTCGGGCTCTACCGGACCATGACCCAGGACGAGGCCGACAACACCAAACTCCAGGACACCCCGCTGACCATCCCGGTCCATCTGATCACCCAGGCCGCCCTCGCCGACCTGTTCCTGCCGCCCATCCAGGACGCCGCCCCCCACGCCACCTCCGCCGTCGTGCCCGGCGCCGGACACTTCCTCGTCCACGAAGCACCCGACCGCGTCCTGGCCGAGATCAACGCCTTCTACCCCACCTCCGCCCCCTGA
- a CDS encoding Gfo/Idh/MocA family protein has product MSSPHQTPIGVGIVGLSARRGWASRAHLPALQQLDGFELRALSASSAESARQASEKYGVAQSFGTAGELAAADGVDLVVVTVKVPHHREIIQSALAAGKMVLSEWPLGNGTAEAEELATAAAERKLRTFTGLQARSAPVVRYLRDLVADGYVGEVLSTSLVASGGSWGAVFSEDGAYLLDRANGATMLTIPFGHTLDALTMVLGDVGKVTTVTATRHREVRYPQTSRVFRPNVADQVVFGGVLSSGAVASVHYRGGRSRGTNFHWEINGTDGDLVITGDTGHLQVGEFSIAGAHGSDAELSRLTVPERYFDPALQELRGTPAYNVGAAYAQIQRDLTEGGSVVPDFAHAARHHRLLDRIERTAEPA; this is encoded by the coding sequence ATGTCATCCCCGCACCAGACGCCCATTGGCGTGGGCATCGTCGGTCTTTCCGCCAGGCGCGGCTGGGCTTCTCGGGCCCACCTTCCCGCGCTGCAACAGCTGGACGGCTTCGAACTGCGCGCACTTTCGGCGAGCAGCGCCGAGTCCGCGCGGCAGGCTTCGGAGAAGTACGGAGTCGCGCAGTCTTTCGGGACGGCCGGAGAACTGGCGGCGGCCGACGGGGTCGACCTGGTGGTGGTCACCGTGAAGGTGCCGCACCATCGGGAGATCATCCAATCCGCCCTGGCCGCAGGGAAGATGGTGCTCTCCGAGTGGCCGCTGGGCAACGGCACCGCGGAGGCCGAGGAGTTGGCGACCGCCGCTGCCGAACGCAAACTGCGCACCTTCACCGGGCTGCAGGCACGGTCCGCCCCGGTTGTGCGCTATCTGCGCGACCTAGTCGCCGACGGATATGTCGGCGAGGTGCTCTCGACCAGCCTGGTAGCGTCCGGCGGGAGTTGGGGAGCGGTCTTCTCCGAGGACGGTGCCTACCTACTGGACCGCGCCAACGGCGCCACCATGCTGACCATCCCGTTCGGGCACACCCTGGACGCACTGACCATGGTGCTCGGCGATGTCGGAAAGGTCACCACTGTCACAGCCACTCGCCACCGAGAAGTCAGGTACCCGCAGACCAGCCGGGTCTTCCGGCCGAACGTCGCCGACCAGGTGGTGTTCGGCGGCGTGCTCTCCTCCGGCGCGGTGGCCTCCGTGCACTACCGGGGCGGCCGGTCCCGGGGCACCAACTTCCACTGGGAGATCAACGGAACGGACGGTGACCTGGTCATCACCGGCGACACCGGACACCTCCAGGTGGGCGAGTTCAGCATCGCCGGAGCGCACGGATCCGACGCCGAGCTCAGCCGCCTCACCGTACCCGAGCGGTACTTCGACCCCGCGCTCCAAGAGCTGCGCGGTACCCCCGCATACAACGTCGGCGCCGCCTACGCCCAGATCCAGCGCGACCTGACGGAAGGCGGCTCCGTGGTGCCCGACTTCGCCCACGCAGCCCGACACCACCGACTCCTCGACCGGATCGAGCGCACGGCCGAGCCCGCCTGA
- a CDS encoding NADPH-dependent F420 reductase, protein MKIGILGTGNIGKTLTRRLSAAGHEVKAANSRGPETIEADVLASGARAVTAAEAVVDVDAVILSIPFARNPQVAPLIAKVPADTVVIDTSNYYPHRDSGIAAIEAGQAESVWAAKQLGRSIVKAWNSIGAESFAHRNKPAGSADRIALPVAADSARERDLAMALVEDTGFDAFDAGPLAKSWRQQPGTPAYCTDLTRQELPDALAAADAARSPKRRDLGLAVLQERFAAGGQPDAEYLLRLNRAIFM, encoded by the coding sequence ATGAAGATCGGCATTCTCGGCACCGGGAACATCGGCAAGACGTTGACCAGGCGGTTGAGCGCGGCCGGGCACGAGGTGAAGGCGGCCAATTCGCGCGGCCCGGAGACGATCGAGGCGGACGTGCTGGCCTCGGGCGCACGAGCGGTGACAGCGGCGGAAGCCGTAGTGGACGTCGACGCCGTGATCCTCTCCATTCCCTTCGCCCGCAATCCGCAGGTCGCACCGCTGATCGCCAAGGTGCCGGCTGACACGGTGGTCATCGACACGTCGAACTACTACCCGCACCGAGACAGCGGAATCGCGGCGATCGAGGCCGGCCAGGCCGAGAGCGTGTGGGCTGCCAAGCAGCTGGGCCGGTCCATCGTCAAGGCGTGGAACTCGATCGGAGCCGAGTCGTTCGCGCACAGGAACAAGCCGGCGGGAAGTGCGGACCGCATCGCGCTGCCCGTCGCGGCCGACAGTGCGCGAGAGCGTGACCTGGCCATGGCACTCGTTGAGGACACCGGGTTCGACGCCTTTGACGCGGGGCCGCTCGCGAAATCGTGGCGGCAGCAGCCCGGCACACCCGCCTACTGCACGGATCTCACCCGTCAGGAGCTGCCGGATGCACTGGCGGCGGCCGACGCGGCGCGATCACCGAAGCGGCGCGACCTCGGGCTCGCCGTGCTCCAGGAACGCTTCGCGGCCGGCGGGCAACCGGACGCGGAATACCTTCTCCGCCTGAACCGCGCAATTTTCATGTGA
- a CDS encoding NADPH-dependent F420 reductase, protein MKITVIGAGVIGGNLAAKLSTAGHDVQVADARGPEAVRAEVLESGARVADLADAVQGRDVIVLSIPFGVAGQLADLFASVPDETVVIDTANYYPGMLSEPIEAVDNGQVESVYTAELLGRPVVKAWNAALAETQRTKGVPAGTTGRLAIPVAGDSEEARKVAMSLVDDTGFDPYDTGTLADSWRQQPNSPAYCTELTLDELPAALAAADRAKDAAIRDTLPERFAALPANPTVDDVVEMNRAAHR, encoded by the coding sequence ATGAAAATTACTGTCATAGGTGCCGGCGTCATCGGCGGGAACCTCGCTGCCAAGCTCAGCACGGCCGGTCACGACGTTCAGGTGGCCGACGCCCGCGGCCCCGAGGCCGTCCGGGCGGAGGTGCTGGAGTCCGGGGCCCGCGTGGCGGACCTCGCCGACGCCGTCCAGGGCCGGGACGTCATCGTCCTGTCGATCCCGTTCGGGGTGGCGGGCCAGCTGGCGGACCTGTTCGCGTCGGTGCCCGACGAGACGGTGGTCATCGACACCGCGAACTACTACCCCGGCATGCTCAGCGAGCCGATCGAGGCGGTGGACAACGGCCAGGTGGAGAGCGTGTACACCGCCGAGCTGCTCGGCCGCCCCGTGGTCAAGGCGTGGAATGCCGCGCTGGCCGAAACCCAGCGGACCAAGGGCGTCCCGGCCGGAACGACCGGCCGCCTCGCCATCCCCGTCGCCGGCGACAGCGAGGAGGCGCGGAAGGTGGCCATGAGCCTGGTGGACGACACCGGCTTCGACCCCTACGACACCGGCACACTGGCCGACTCCTGGCGCCAGCAGCCCAACAGCCCCGCCTACTGCACCGAACTGACCCTCGACGAACTGCCGGCGGCCCTGGCCGCGGCCGACCGCGCCAAGGACGCGGCCATCCGCGACACCCTCCCGGAACGCTTCGCCGCCCTCCCGGCCAACCCCACCGTCGACGACGTCGTCGAGATGAACCGCGCCGCCCACCGCTGA
- a CDS encoding TetR/AcrR family transcriptional regulator — MSVSEQRGRKPRADVQRNRAALLETAQRHFLQYGVGTSLEAVAKEAGVGPGTLYRHFPTREALLAAVLQTRSEELVARQADIEQLGDPAEALEQWLRAMEEYFSAFSGLPDPLMAAARAQEPDNPLTIPCGILISATDQYVRAAQRAGRVRASVRGNDLFLAACSIAWIKGAGVEEESLDRLRTLIASGYRQQDTQQDIQA, encoded by the coding sequence ATGAGCGTCAGTGAACAGCGGGGCCGCAAGCCCCGCGCGGATGTCCAGCGCAACCGTGCGGCCCTTCTGGAGACCGCGCAGCGTCACTTCCTGCAGTACGGGGTCGGTACCTCCCTCGAGGCGGTGGCCAAGGAGGCGGGCGTCGGGCCCGGCACCCTGTACCGGCACTTCCCCACCCGGGAAGCGCTGCTGGCGGCCGTGCTGCAGACGCGTTCCGAGGAGCTGGTGGCCCGTCAGGCGGACATCGAGCAGCTCGGCGACCCGGCCGAGGCGCTGGAGCAGTGGCTGCGGGCGATGGAGGAGTACTTCAGCGCCTTCAGCGGGCTGCCGGACCCGCTCATGGCCGCGGCCCGGGCGCAGGAGCCGGACAACCCGCTCACGATCCCCTGCGGCATCCTCATCTCCGCAACCGATCAGTACGTGCGGGCCGCGCAGCGCGCGGGGCGCGTGCGCGCGTCGGTGCGGGGCAACGACCTGTTCCTCGCGGCCTGTTCCATTGCCTGGATCAAGGGCGCCGGCGTCGAGGAGGAGTCGCTCGACCGGCTCCGCACGCTCATCGCGAGCGGCTACCGCCAGCAGGACACCCAGCAGGACATCCAGGCGTAA
- a CDS encoding helix-turn-helix transcriptional regulator, translating into MNKKELAEFLRHRREALRPRDVGLVEGPRRRTQGLRREEVAQLAGMSTDYYARLEQQRAPQPSVQITAALARALRLTPDERDHLFVLIGHNAPARFHRSEHVNPTLLRVLDRLDDTPALVTTDLVDTLAMNPLAVALLGDQTRHTGLASSGYYRWFMDPTERLVYPEETHEQHGRAQAARLRAALTAGSDTPRAAQILAELQQHSPEFVRMWELQEVARYGDCKTLLHPELGRIDVDAQLLYTENRAQTLVVLTTRPGTESHSKLELLSVIGHQQLTP; encoded by the coding sequence ATGAACAAGAAGGAACTGGCGGAGTTCCTGCGCCATCGGCGTGAGGCGCTGCGGCCCCGCGATGTCGGGCTGGTCGAGGGGCCACGCAGACGTACCCAGGGCCTGCGCCGCGAGGAGGTCGCGCAGCTCGCCGGCATGTCCACCGACTACTACGCCCGGCTGGAACAGCAGCGTGCTCCACAGCCCTCCGTCCAGATCACCGCGGCTCTTGCCCGGGCGCTGCGGCTGACCCCGGATGAGCGCGACCATCTCTTCGTGCTCATCGGGCACAACGCCCCGGCTCGCTTCCACCGCTCCGAGCATGTCAACCCGACGCTGCTGCGGGTCCTGGACCGCCTGGACGACACACCGGCCCTGGTGACGACCGACCTGGTCGACACTCTCGCGATGAACCCCTTGGCCGTCGCGCTGCTCGGCGACCAGACCCGCCACACCGGTCTGGCCAGCAGCGGCTACTACCGCTGGTTCATGGACCCGACCGAACGCCTGGTGTATCCCGAGGAGACCCATGAACAGCACGGCCGCGCCCAGGCGGCACGCCTGCGGGCCGCGCTGACAGCCGGCAGCGACACCCCCCGAGCCGCCCAGATCCTCGCCGAACTCCAGCAACACAGCCCCGAGTTCGTCCGCATGTGGGAACTCCAGGAGGTCGCCCGCTACGGCGACTGCAAAACCCTCCTCCACCCCGAACTCGGCCGCATCGACGTCGACGCCCAGCTCCTGTACACCGAGAACCGCGCCCAGACCCTGGTGGTGCTGACCACCCGCCCCGGCACGGAGAGCCACAGCAAACTCGAACTGCTCTCCGTCATCGGACACCAACAGCTCACCCCCTGA
- a CDS encoding X2-like carbohydrate binding domain-containing protein → MPKGRAPAAATITLNLNGTRLTRIDVVGTRHLVRGVDYTVSGSTLTIAAATLGRLTASQEHGTNAVLSLRFTDGTPWAVNVITYEKPVLTSATGTTASLAIPTAFNGDKLATMEAVYADGSPAGPQSWTTYKQFNVAFTPDYTAGTITLPTAFFGDVTDGAAVTLTFYFWSGTRLTYTLTRSGTAVTGTSA, encoded by the coding sequence GTGCCCAAGGGCAGGGCCCCGGCGGCCGCGACGATCACGCTGAACCTCAACGGCACCAGGCTGACGAGGATCGACGTCGTCGGCACCCGCCACCTGGTCCGAGGCGTGGACTACACCGTCAGCGGCAGCACGCTGACGATCGCCGCCGCGACACTCGGCCGGCTGACCGCGTCACAGGAGCACGGCACGAATGCCGTCCTGTCCCTTCGCTTCACGGACGGAACTCCCTGGGCCGTCAACGTCATCACCTACGAAAAGCCGGTGCTGACGAGCGCGACGGGTACGACCGCCTCGCTGGCGATCCCCACCGCGTTCAACGGCGACAAGCTGGCGACCATGGAAGCCGTCTACGCCGACGGCAGCCCCGCAGGTCCGCAGTCCTGGACGACGTACAAGCAGTTCAACGTGGCTTTCACACCGGACTACACCGCGGGCACGATCACCTTGCCGACCGCGTTCTTCGGCGATGTCACCGACGGCGCCGCCGTGACCCTCACCTTCTACTTCTGGAGCGGGACACGACTGACGTACACACTGACCAGGTCCGGCACCGCGGTCACCGGCACCTCCGCCTGA